The following proteins come from a genomic window of Neofelis nebulosa isolate mNeoNeb1 chromosome 5, mNeoNeb1.pri, whole genome shotgun sequence:
- the TAGLN3 gene encoding transgelin-3: MANRGPSYGLSREVQEKIEQKYDADLENKLVDWIILQCAEDIEHPPPGRAHFQKWLMDGTVLCKLINSLYPPGQEPIPKISESKMAFKQMEQISQFLKAAEIYGVRTTDIFQTVDLWEGKDMAAVQRTLMALGSVAVTKDDGCYRGEPSWFHRKAQQNRRGFSEEQLRQGQNVIGLQMGSNKGASQAGMTGYGMPRQIM, translated from the exons ATGGCTAACAGGGGCCCGAGCTATGGCTTAAGCCGAGAGGTGCAGGAGAAGATCGAGCAGAAGTACGATGCGGACCTGGAGAACAAGCTGGTGGACTGGATCATCCTGCAGTGCGCCGAGGACATAGAGCACCCGCCCCCCGGCAGGGCCCATTTTCAGAAATGGTTAATGGACGGGACG gTCCTGTGCAAGCTGATAAACAGTTTATACCCACCGGGACAGGAACCCATTCCCAAGATCTCAGAATCAAAGATGGCTTTTAAGCAGATGGAGCAAATCTCCCAGTTCCTAAAAGCTGCAGAAATTTACGGTGTCAGGACCACTGACATTTTTCAGACGGTGGATCTATGGGAAG GGAAGGACATGGCGGCTGTGCAGAGGACTCTGATGGCTCTTGGCAGCGTTGCAGTCACCAAGGATGATGGCTGCTACAGGGGAGAGCCATCCTGGTTTCACAG GAAAGCCCAGCAGAATCGGAGAGGATTTTCAGAGGAGCAGCTTCGCCAGGGACAGAACGTCATCGGCCTGCAGATGGGCAGCAACAAGGGAGCCTCCCAGGCAGGCATGACCGGGTACGGGATGCCCAGGCAGATCATGTAA